The region tgtaggcttaggcatatgacccatatgactaacaagccccaaatagattatgggcatatgacttgcttagctagtaagaccccactaatctaatgggcatatgacttgtttagtctataggaccccaagtaataatggccattatagtatgtatgtgatataagtgttatgttatgtttttatgtttttttatgaaatttatgtacatggACTATGTGTttgattttccttgctgggcattaggctcactcctttttgtttatgtgtgcaggaaaatagtcttagtggcgggaaaggttcttggaagcttggagaatgtgtattgaggcggaatggatttaagagccgagcgtttcgattcgaggatgtagttttgtttcttatggtttttacatgtattttttttccgcattttattatgtaaatctctttttaattgtcttgttttgattttaaaacaatgggatcccatatcctaactcgaattttatgtaagtttaacttttatttttacaagtttcttaataaatttatggtattttcacttgtaagttttattaaggattagtgttcaTGTATAatttttgttaatggtccaaaagtctagagtagttgggtcattacatagccTTCAATGAAATCCtcttattcaaatatatatatatataaatataaatatacatttatatcaaatatatatatataaatataaatatatataatatttctttGAGATTCAATAAGGAAAGTTCATCAAAATTTTTACGTGACAgtttttccctctctctctctctccttcggtgTTCCACTGGAGCCATGGCGAAATGAGCGAAAGTAGCTGGAAAGACTAAATCGAAAGtgaaatcaaagaaaaagggtcCTTCATTTTCTGATAGGATCATCAAGACACGATCTATGGATGTGATTCTGGGAGTGAAAGAATCGGAAATTGATGAGGAAGTTGGTGATATGAAGCTGGGGGCTGAGGAGATTCTTTCCCCTGCAGATACGGAGGAGAATTACAGGAATCGTGGTGAGATACGCCAGAATTTTTCGGACTGGCTATCTCATTCGAATCGTGTGGCCCAAAATGTGAGCATGGGGGCGAAGACTCCTCCTCCAGTTTTTAGATCTAACATTGTTCAGAACCTGGACTCTCGGTTTACTGGGTCGATTCAAGAGAAGGTTGATCTAGAGGGACAACATGAACAGAGCCCCAAATCTAAAGTGAagattgattttgatgacattgaGGAGGAAGTGAGCTACTGGCAACCCTCAATTGTCTGCTTTGTTATGGGAGCTAATCTACCTCTTCATGTTCTTGATGGCTTTGCAAGAAGGATGTGGCAAGATGCAGTAGTTAAAGTGGGAATGATAGCTCGTGGCATTTTCATTATCCGATTCCAGAATATGGAACAATGAGACAGAGTTCTTCAAGGTGGCTATGTGTTTTTTGACCGGAAGCCAGTGGTCATGAAACCATGGAATCCGATTGATGACTTCACCAAGGATGATATTACCAGTGTTCCCACCTGGATACAACTAAAGGGTTTGGATATCAAGTATTGGGGGGAAAAGTCCTTGTTCAAGATTGTTGGCCAGATAGGCACCCCTTTGCAAGTTGACAACGTCACCAAGCATCGAGATAGGCTGATGTATCCGAGAATTTTGATTGAGGTAAGCCTTGGTCAAGATTTTCCTGTTACGGTTTCTTTCATAGATGAATTTAATCATGATGTTGAATTAGAGGTGAAGTATGAATGGTTACCATTAGTATGTTACACATGCTCGGGTCTGGGGCATGAAACCAACAATTGCAGGAAGAAACAGGAAGGGAAGGACACAGTGAAATAGAAATGGATTCCCAAGAAGCAACAGAATGAGGTGAAGCAGAAGTCATCTATAGTGGATGAGGAAGGGTTTCAGAAAGTAGAAAAGAGGAAAAAAGTATCAACAAATGAGAAACCTGCTGTTACAGAAGTGGCAAATCGGTTTGATATGTTGGACAATCAGGAGGAAGAGGTTTTTAATAGTATTACTAGAGAGGGGGGAGGTCCCTCTACTTCCAATGGATAGGATTCTTTGCTGAAATGTGAGAGGGATTAATAGCCAACACAAGCACAATGAAATCAAACAGttgattttttcaaaaaaagttggTCTAGTTAGTCTCCTCGAAACGAAAATAAAGAATAATAGCATGGGTACTTTATATTCTCGCTTATTTCAGAATTTGTGTTTTACGAATAATAATCCATGGTTGGACAAAGGAAGAATAGTCGTAGCATGGCAGCCAAGTATTTTTGATTTGGATATTCGATTATGTTCTGATCAAATGATCCATGGTATTGGTCATTCTAAGCAATGCAAGGCACGGTTTAGCATTACAATAGTGTATGGGTTCAATGAAGACAGCAAAAGGAAGAAGCTATGGGAGGATTTAAAAGAAGTCTCAGCTCAAGTGCAAGGGCCGTGGTTACTAGTTGGAGACTTCAACGATATCTTGGTTTCTAATGAAAGAGTTGGAAGAAGAAGTACTAAAGCCCCTACTCAAGAATTTAGAGAATGTGTGGATTATTGTCAGCTAGAGGACTTAAAATTCTCTGGTGCTTTCTTCACCTGGAATAATAAGCAACAGCCAGAATTCAGAGTATGTTCTAAGATTGATCGTGCCTTGGTCAATTCTACATGGGCTGATTCCTTTCCTTTTTCTGAGGCAGTCTTCTTACCTGAAGGTATTTTTGATCACAGCCCCATCTTAGTTTCCTTACACCAAGATGTTGTTTGTGGGAAAAAGCCTTTTAGGTACTTTAGTATGTGGAAAGGTGCAGAAAATTTTGATGCAAAAGTAGCTCAAAGCTGGAATGAAGGAGTTGTAGGAACTGAGATGTTTAAACTGACCACGAAATTGAAGAGATTGAAGCAGGTTCTCAAGAGTATTAATAAGGAGGGTTTTAGTGAGCTGCAACAGCAAGCAATTGAAGCCAAGAACGCATTACTGGAGTTGCAGGGCAGAATTAATAATGATCCTCTTAACAGTCACCTCCTGTTAGAGGAACAAACAGCCAGGGAGAAGTTTATTAAGATGTCTAAAGCATATTCTCTTTTTTTAGCCCAAAAAGCTAAAATTACTTGGGCTAAAAATGGAGATGATAATACAGCCATATTTCATGCTTCCTTGAGGGCAAGGAGAATACATAATCGTGTCTCTTCCATAGAAGATGCTCAGGGTAATTGGTGTGATACACCAGATAGTGTCCAACATGCATTTCTGCACTTTTTCCAGCAACTGTTAGGCTCTCAAATGCATCAAAGAATCTCGGTAAATCAAAGTATTATTGATATTGGACCAAAAATCACAGATAGCCACATAAGTATTCTCCAAGCagattatacagttcaagaaGTAAAGGAGGCAATCTTTGCTATTCCAGGACTGAAGTCTCCAGGTCCCGATGGCTTTGGTAGCAGTTTCTATCAAGATAACTGGAACCTAGTAGGAGCTGAAGTTGAAAAAGCAGTGCTGTCTTTTTTGAACACAGGAAGACTCCTTAAGGAAATCAATGCTACCACAATCACCATCATTCCAAAGAGTAGTTGCCCACGCAATGTCAGTGATTTCCGCCCTATATCTTGCTGCAATGTCATCTATAAAGCTGCATAAAAAATGATCTGTTCGAGATTGCGGAGAATTCTACCTGACTTAATTGCCGAAAATCAGGGGGGGTTTGTTCATGGACGATATATTGCTCACAACATTATGGTTTGTCACGATTTGGTGAGACTGTATGGGCAGAGAAATTGTAAACCTAGTTGCATGATCAAAATAGACTTAAGGAAAGCATATGATACCATTGAGTGAAGCTTCATAGAAGAGATGCTCAAAGCCTTTGGGTTTCCCCAAAAGTTTACTGAACTGGTTTTGACTTGCATTAGCACTCCTAAGTTTTCATTACTACTTAATGGATCTCTTCATGGATTCTTTGCAGCAAGGAGAGGTCTAAGACAAGGGGATCCTATTTCCCCCTTGTTGTTTGTACTTGATATGGAGTATTTCTCTAGGATATTGACTAAGGTGGGGTCTTGGCCAAGCTTTAAATATCATGACTGATGCTCCACATTAAAGCTGAATCATTTGTGTTTTGCGGATGACCTCTTGCTTTTTTGTCATGGAGACTATCCTTCAATCATTTTGATGCTGAGAGGTTTGAAGCTATTCTCTAAAACTTCAGGTTTATGTCCTAATGCATCTAAGTCTGCGGTTTACTGTCATGGCATGCTTGAATCTGATGTGAATCGGGTACTTGAAACATCTAGCTATACTCGCAGTTATCTTCCATTCCGTTATCTTGGCATACCAATTTTCTCTAAGAAGATTTCTGCAGCTGAATGTACCAGTATCCTTGAGAAAATGACTGGAAAAATTCGGCTATGGAGTACCAGGAACCTTTCTTATATGGGGAGAGCTACGTTGATTAATTCAGTTCTAATCTCCATCCATTCTTACTGGGCACAGCTTATGATTTTACCCAAAAAATTACttagagatgttgaagcactctgtCGATCTTTCCTTTGGAAAGGGTCCTCGGATACTCATAGTCATGGCCTAATTGCATGGGATCACCTCTGTTTATCAAAAACAGCAGGGGGCTTAGGCTTTAGACGAATTCTTGATTGGAATGAGGCTGCCATAGGGAAATATGTTTGGGATATTGCCAAGAAAAAAGATAATCTATTTGTCAAATGGATTAATAGTGTTTACATAGCAAACAGGAGTTGGTGGGATTATTCTTGCCCTCTGGATTGCAGCTGGTATTGGAAACGTATAGTTGCTGTGAAAGAACGTTTCAAGCATAAAGTTTCACTTGGCTCCTTCTTATCTCAGCAATATAGTATCAAAAGAGGATTAGAGCTGATGAGTGTTCCTGGCAGTAAAGTTTCTTGGAACAAGTTTGTTTGGGATAGACTAATTACTCCTAAACATAGATTCATCATGTGGTTAGTCATGTGGGAGAGATTGAATACAAAGGATCGTATCATCAAATACAACTCATCTCTAGATTCGATATGCCTACTTTGTGGGGAAGCAGATGAATGCATTGAGCATCTTTTTTTCCAGTGCCTGTATAGCAGAAAGTGTCTCAGTGCCATTAAAAATTGGCTCAACTGGCATACACAATCCATTAATCTGGTGCGCTTGCTGAAATGGATTTCCCATGCTAAGGCATCAAGTATATACAAGAGCATGCTGATGACTATACTTGCCGCTACTGTGTATCATATTTGGAGGGCAAGGAATGATGTCCTTTGAAACCAGAAACTCTGGCACTATAATCACACAGTGAGTATGATCCAAAATGAGTGTAAATTGAGATTACTTAGTGTACTACCATGTAAAGCTTCAAGTAAAGATAGAGAGTTCCTGGATAGATTATAGCTGAGAGTGTACAGGGGATTGACTGTATAGGAGTTAACTACTTTAGCTGATACTGTTAATGTTTTGTTCCAAGTCTGTTCCCTTTATTTGGAATTACTTGGTTTGTTTTGTACATGGAAGTTAGAGCAATACAATGACcttattcatcaaaaaaatatttCTTTGAGATGAGGATTGGAAATGCCAAAATTATCTTAAGTTTAGCAATAAGACTAAATAAACAGCTTAAATTCATTTCTGAACTCAAAATcaagtaattttaaaaataaaataatatagtatattttggttgatacaaTTTTGTATTTACCATTACATAGACTTATCAAAATTTTGCTTTTTGTTTGTTAGAACAAGACAACTaagttggtgatcatgttggataaaaattggctacacttcaataggtaataagaattagggatttaattagtgctagcttagtaaaattagtaacttactatatttgttactaatatattataaatatgaacttGTCTTTGAATTGTAGAGCCTCGGATGAGTATAGAGAAGGCGCTAAGAATTTTGTAGAAATGTCAGAAAAGCTGGCTGGTTATCCAGAAAAGTTATTGTGTCCATGCAAAGTTTGTCGAAACTTAAGTCACCAATGTATTAACATTTTGTAAGAACACTTAGTCATTTATGGGATTGATCCAACATACAAAAtctggtttcatcatggggaagaattATCAAGAGATGATGATGTAGAGACAATGGAAACCTTTGATTCTTACAATTTGTATAGGGCTACAAATATTGATGGTTGTGATTTTGAAAGTCATCTAGAAGGTCATGATGACACTTTTATGGAAAAAATAGAAGATGCAGACACTCCATTATATCCACAATGCACTAAATATACTAAGTTATCGTCAATTGTTGCATTGTATAAGCTTAAAACTACCAATGGATGGTCTGACAAAAGTTTTGATGAATTGTTAAGACTTTTGAATGATATGTTTCCTTTAGATAATATGATCCCCAATTCTATGTACGAGGTTCGAAAATTTCTTCGATTATTTGATTTAGGATATGAAAAGATTCATGCGTGTGTTAATGATTGTTGTTTGTttagaaaagataaagaaaacttgCAAGAATGTCCAACATGTGGAACTTCACGCTGGATGTCAGATAAGCTGACTAAAAAGGTTCGACATGGTGTCCCAGCAAAAGTTTTAAGGTACTTTCCTATAATCCCTAGGATGAAACAGATGTTCATGTCTAAAATAATTTCAAAGGAATTAAgatggcatcacaacaataaaagTTGCGATGGAAAAATGCGTCACCCAGTGGATTCAGCAGCATGGGAGCTAGTCAATGATAAATGGCCATCATTTTCAAATGAAGAGAGAAATATTAGACTTGGCCTTTCCACAGATGGATTTAACCCATTTAGTAATTTAAGTTCTAAGTATAGTGTTTGGCCTGTATTGTTGGTCATGTACAACTTAtccccatggttgtgcatgaaacaagagaatattttattatcaatgttaattccaggacctaaacaacctaggaatgatattgatatatactTAGAACCCCTCGTAGAGGACTTGAAAATTATTATGGAATGAGGGTGTTGATGCTCATGATGCATTGGACAATACAAATTTCAAGTTGCAGGCTATTTTGATGTGGACAATCCAAGATTTTCCAGCATACGGGAACCTTGCTGGTTGTTAAAATAAGGGATGTTTCAGTTGTCCCCTATGTGGTTATGGTACTCATTCAGAGTGGCTAAAACATAGTGGGAAGTTTTCATATCGAGGTCATCGGAAATTTCTTAAAGAAGACCATCCATTTCAGAGTAAAAGAAGTTGGTTTGATGGAGAAGTTGAGCATAGAAATCCGCCAAGAATCATGAATGGGACTACAATTGCTGAACACCTTAAAGattttgtgaatgtttggggaaaatccacttcaaagaaaaggaaaaaaaatgattcaaaagaaatgtggaaAAAGCGATCCATATTTTTTCAGTTACCTTATTGGAAGGTTAGCACATTCTTACTACTCTAaaatttttttatgtaaattattgtttttggaggaatttcattagttatttcttttgcaatttttttaggaattgtatgttcgtcactaatctagactttttggaccattaacgaaactatacataaacttacattcttacgaaaataccataattttattgagtaacttgtaaaataagagttacttataaataaatactaagaaggatatgggatcccattgtctttaaaaacaaaacatgatttaaatgaaaagaattacaaaagaaatgcggaaaatacatataaaaccataaaagataaaatgagactacatcctcgaatcgaataacgctcgaccccttgactccattcaccatcgatacacatcctctaagcgtcacgaatcttaccgcctctaaagctattttcctgcacataaaacataaaggaatgagcctaattcccagcaaggaaaatctaacacatagtcataaacataaatttcataataaacgtaaagacatatcataacacttaatacatacacttattataatggccattattacttggggtcccatagactaaacaagcttatgcccatgagattagtggggtcctactagctaagtaggcatatgcccataatctttttggggtcttgttagtcaaatagggcataagcccaagcctacaaacatacacattcataacatatcatatttcataacataacacataagcaatacacatatagtttctatcctattttccttaccaaagttaccgggatatgatggactgagttgggacttttggaacactcctaaaaccatatgagaaagagtgagtcttatgaagaagaagaaatgaaaatgaataggaagactaaaccattgagaaatatgcttaccacaacttatgtgcttaagaacttggattccctaaccaatctaaccacaaccgaaatactaaagaaccttacttcccaaagtgtttgataagctaaagatgattaagcttatgactttcccacccaagtgtttaactctcacactctcctagcatttgcagcttctgaacttagagcaaaaggtgaataatggctgggtactaggtcctatttatagagtttgggaatgaaagtatcttgattttacttgaataaaaataatggctttttaggtgaaaataatttgaataatcgtttagcagaggctgaagactcgttcaaaagatgctggacttatgaaggagtttgaatggctgaaaggaaaagaactcaaaaacgtttgaacatatgctggaggaggcgatatatcgccccctataggcgatatatcgcctggaccattgttcccgaggcgaccgtgcatcgattcgtgttttccgtatctacgtgctgcgatatatcgccccctatagctgcgatatatcggcacacgctgaatatttaaacacgaaattacacatttttagctaagtttgaatggagtaaacagccttgactaagccctcaacgtattcaaagctgctgactgaccctataacattcaaactttactccttattaaatttaatcctcaaaaatacttaatccttaatcaccattcataacatgtgcttaaaatcctattggttgatatctaaaccttatagtacaataaatataatccttaatatcagtcatattaatcaaccttaggttaaaattaatattcttaaactataggttaaacttagaaaatctacaagtactactatgagtgtccaaataattcctggtctgaaccaaaaatccacagttacaaagataatactaaacatactataatactactaaacaattagctaagtaaatttcttggactctacaatttgtTAAAGCATCTGTAATACATTGCTAGATGTTGTTGGAAAAAGTAAAGATGGACTAAAATCTCGCTTGGATTTGCAACATATGGGTATTAGGAGTGCATTAAACCCACAAGAGAAGGGGACTAGAACCTATCTTCCTGCAGCTTTACACACACTATCAAAACTTGAGaaagaattattttgtaaaaggTTGTTCTCATTGAAAGTACCTGATGGATATAGCTCAAATATTCAAAATTGTGTTTCAATGGAACAATGCAAGCTCATGGGACTTAAGTCACACGATTGCCACAttttgatgcaacaattactacCGGTGGGTATAAAAGGATTGATGCCATTGGGTCCAAGAGATGCTATAATAACATTATGCACATTCTTTAATTGAATATGTCAACGTGTTCTTGATAGAGAAAGCATAGTGGCATTAGAAAATGATGTTATTGAAACTTTATGCTTACTGGAGAGattctttccaccatcattttttgatATCATGATTCACTTAGTGGTTCATATCGGACGAGAAGCACGACTATGTGGACCAGTCCAATTttgatggatgtatccatttgagaggtgaatcactaagacttaattgttttgtttattctTATTAGTTTATGTGAACATTATATTAATGATGAGCAATTGTGTGATTAATAGACGCATGAAGATATTGAAAGATTATGTCAGAAATCGAGCAAGGCCTAAAGGTTGTATTGCAGAGTGTTATCTTGCAGATGAGTGTGTGAGCTTTTGTAATGAATTCACTGACTATTCAATTGAACTAAACACAAAAGAAGGTCGAAATGAAGAGTGGTCAAATGATGTGATACTTGAAGGTCGTCCAATTTCTAGGAGGAAAGAAATTATATTGACAGATGAGTTGTTAGAAATTGCACATCGATACATTCTGTTAAATACATCTGTTGTGGAGCCTTTTCTAGAGTAAGTGTCTGAtattagaaattattattttttatattaaaaatgtaGTAATACTAACTCATTGGTCCTATAAATTAGGATTCACTTAGAGGAgtttaaaaaaacaaacaaaatatatgagagaAATAGTGGATTACTTTGGAAGAAACATATACAAACTTTTTCAACATGGATGAAGGAAAAGGTAAATTAATGCAAACTAACTGGTTCATATCAGTTGTTTTAAATATCATTAAGAAAATTAACAATGTCATACTATTATTTGTTAGGTTCCTATGCATTCCTCAACTTGTGATGAAACTGATTTGTTGAAATGGCTAGCATATGGACCCAGAAAACATGCTGCTTCTTACACTGGATATATTATCAATGGTCAAAGATTCCGTGTACATGACATTGAGAagtccacacagaatagtggtgtCTTAATTGAAGCTACAACCATGTGTAGATCTAGTGCCAAAGATGTATCTCAAGTTCCTAATTTAGTTTCATACTATGGGGTTATAAGggagataatcttgttagattactATATAGTTCAGATTCCAATTTTCAAATGTGATTGGGCAAATGTCCCTAACAGTGTTAGGGTGGAGGATAGTCTTACTTGAGTTAATCTACCCCAAAGTCAATGGTATATTGGTAGAGACCCTCTTATTTTAGCCTCACAAGCTAAACAAGTCTTCTACTCAAGAGAACATGATTCTTCCAATTGGTATGTGGTGATTAGGGCACCCCCTAGAGGTTTTTATGAcatggaaaattatgatgagcaaGAATTCATGCCTATAATGTCTGAAGTTACTGAATCTAGGTTATataatgtagtggaagatgaacaatatgttagagatgattgtgaaggtatattagtttgattattgttgtgttttttgtaaattgtagaaGATGTTGCACTTGACATTTAAAGTTGTAATCAATGGAAATTTCAGTTTATACTTCAGCTCATTAATTGGTTGTTTCTTATTTGTGTATTTTTAGCGAAGAACTCTTGAAAACatatgtcttttatttatttacttagttTTTGCTGGCAGTGGCTAGACTGTAATACGGATGATTTCCCATCATCTCTTTGTAATACAATCTGGTttcttataataaaaaataaatcttaaTAAATACCTAATAGCATACACTCAACATCATAACAGCCAAATAACGGAAAAAAAAATAGTACCATAAATCAACAAAAACGATTGAATTTAATTCAGCGATAAATTCTAGATCAGTTCTCAACACAAACACCTAAACTTGCAAGAATTAGCTGACCAATTAGCAGTAGACATCAAAACTGCCAAAGCCCTCAAGCTTAAACGGCTAGTACATATTCTTCTCTATTTTTCATAAAAGCAATGTATGATCTCCCTCATTCTACAACTATTTCGTTGATCAATAAATGCTGTGTTTGTGTCCTAGGTAGGCATGTTCATTCCTCAAATACATATTGctggatacatgcatatatggaCTTTGTGTTGAAAACATATACCCACAAATACAAATACTTTACATTTATAGCACATTCCTAAAGGTGTTTGATATAACatttattactgtttctctctatCTTTCGGGAAGTTGAAAACAATATCTTCTATCCATAgcaatggagttttgtttttcttatttttggAAGGCTCCAAAACATAGTTTTTGCCTTTCTTATAAGCTGCAATTTATAGTAT is a window of Humulus lupulus chromosome 4, drHumLupu1.1, whole genome shotgun sequence DNA encoding:
- the LOC133831814 gene encoding uncharacterized protein LOC133831814, producing MLRGLKLFSKTSGLCPNASKSAVYCHGMLESDVNRVLETSSYTRSYLPFRYLGIPIFSKKISAAECTSILEKMTGKIRLWSTRNLSYMGRATLINSVLISIHSYWAQLMILPKKLLRDVEALCRSFLWKGSSDTHSHGLIAWDHLCLSKTAGGLGFRRILDWNEAAIGKYVWDIAKKKDNLFVKWINSVYIANRSWWDYSCPLDCSWYWKRIVAVKERFKHKVSLGSFLSQQYSIKRGLELMSVPGSKVSWNKFVWDRLITPKHRFIMWLVMWERLNTKDRIIKYNSSLDSICLLCGEADECIEHLFFQCLYSRKCLSAIKNWLNWHTQSINLVRLLKWISHAKASSIYKSMLMTILAATVYHIWRARNDVL